ACCTTTCCACCGCGCGCTACGGTAGTGTTTATTATCTTTTCAAACCTGTCGAAGACGTTCTCCTCAATGTGCAGTTTGTCACCGTATGTGGACTCCAGCACGAGATAATTCACCGACTTGACGTGTCCCGGATCCACTGAGATCAGGGAGTCGTAGGTTCCCAGGTCCCCTGCGAACATGATATTGAATTTGCGGTGTTTTTCCTTCACCGAAATGTTGATCATACGCGAACCCAGTATGTGCCCGGCGGGACGCAGCATCATCCTCACTTCGTCGGAAAGTTCGTGCCACTCCCTGTCCTCCACCCCTTTAAGCGAGGATAGAGAATTCACCGCGTCCTGGTACGTATAGAGGGCCATCGGGTGTTCGTGTTTTGAAAAGCCCTTCTTGGCGGCAAACTTCGCATCTTCCTCCTGTATGTAGCCGGCATCCGGCAGCAGGATCTTGCAAAGTTCGACGGTCGGCTCCGAAGCGAAGACATTTCCCTTGAATCCGTCACGAACGATTATGGGTATATAGCCGCTGTGATCTATATGGGCGTGGGTCAGCATCACCGCATTTAGCGCCTTGAGATCGACGGGAAAGGGATGCCAGTTTCTCCTTCGCAGATCTTTCAGCCCCTGATAAAGACCGCAGTCGACCAGCCAGGAGTGGGTCTGGTTGGACAGATGAAATTTTGAGCCTGTTACTGTTTCGGTCGCGCCTAGGAATTGTAGTTTCACTAAGTTTTCAAGCCCCCCTTCAAGCGGAATGGCACATTTTACGCCGCGATGGCATAAAAAAGCAAGATATCTAATTTTACATGGCGAACTCGGAAAAAATTTGGTCCGATATTTCGATTCCACGATCGGTCAGCGCTATCCTCTTTTCATCGCGCAGAATGAGCCCACGATCGGCCAGAGATGAGAGGGTTTCCGAATAAAAGTCATCAACGCTTCCGCCGAAAATCTCGCAAAAGCGCGAAAGCTCGATTCCGCGTGTCATGCGAAGCCCCATGAACATGAACTCGAGCGCTCCCTGTTTTTTATGTATAGATTCTTCTGAGGAGAGAAATTCCCCTTTCATATATTTTCCAATTTCACGCGAAACGCAACGTCTCACTCCGAATGAGTTTTTCACGCCCATAAGAAATGAAGCCGCAGATGGTCCGAGGCCCAGATATTCACCATATTCCCAGTAATTGACGTTGTGACGAGATTCCATTTCCGGCTTCGCGTAATTGGATATCTCGTAACGATTCCAACCTACACGCCGAAGCATCCGCGAAATCATCCTCATCTGTTTAAGCTGCTCCTCTTCCGATGGCAGCTTCAACTCGCCGGAAAGAACTTTTTTCTGGAGTTGGGTTCCCTCCTCCACGTTAAGGCAGTATGCGGAGACATGCGCAGGGAAAAACATCATGAGAAGGCGGAGGTCCTCCTCCAGATCAGCCATCGATGTTCCCGGAATCGAATATATGATATCGGTGCTCAGGTTTGAAAATCCGGCATCCTGCGCCTGTGCTATGGCGCGCATCGCATCCGAAGGGGTGTGAATCCTGCCCAGGATTTTCAGGTTTCTCTCGTTGAACGACTGCACGCCGATGGAGACCCTGTTGATCCCGGCCGATCTGAGCTCGCTAAACCAGGCCGCTTCTGCCGTAGCCGGATTGACCTCGCATGATATCTCCGCCTCAGGAACGATATGAAATTTCTCGGCGAGTCCGTCGAGCATGGAACGAAAAAAATCCGGCGATAGCATCGACGGAGTCCCTCCCCCGAAATATATGCTGCCGACCTCGCGCCCCTCTATCGGAAAAATATCGAGCTCGCTCTCGAGCTGAGAGATAAGTGCCGAGGCATATCCTGATTCATCGACCGAACCGCGCGCCACAGGAATCGAAAAAAAGTCGCAGTAGCGGCACTTCGCCATGCAAAAAGGGATGTGAACGTAGATACCTATTTTATTCTTCATCCCACCCCGATTAGGCCAAAATATATGGGCGAGCAAGGACCATCCCTGCCCGCCCATTATGGTGAAGAAAAAGCACGACAAAACCCTCGAAGCGATGAGGGCAAATATCATCGGCAAAATTTTCTGCAAGAACTTTCGCAAAACCGGTCGATATTTTTATAACTTATTGAAATTATTATGAATATCTAATTTGACTGTTCTATGATCAGAGTGTATAGCCTCAGCATGGCAAGGCCGCCGATAAATTCGGTTCCACTCGATGGAATAACGCTCAAGGGAGCGGTCGCCGCCCTCTGCGAAGACCGTGGATTCGTCTCAATCGATCTTCCCTTTGCAGGCTCCGGAAAAAAGAGATTTACCGTCGTGGCTTCGATGCCGAAGAGCTGCTTCAGCATGGCTGGAGGCTTTATCACCATCGACGGCCACGTCACCATCGACTCCCCCATAGAAGCGCTCAGGCGATTCACGGAAGGCTCCAGAGAAATAGCCGAAGATCCGCAGCTCCCATTTTCCGGCGGAATAATAGGATACATAGGTTTCGAGGCGGCCAAGGCATTGCTCGGCTTTGCACCGGCAGAAGGATTTTCGAGACTGCCTCAATGTATGCTGGGTTTCTACGACAACTTCCTGCTATTCGACCACATCGAAAATACGGTACGCGCAGTAAGCTCATCTGAAAATGATATATCCATAACAGCGCTTTCCGACAGGGCCCGCATCGCCTCAGCGACGTGGCAGATTCCCTCAGGGAGCCGGAGCACAAACGGGGACTTCAGGCTCTTACCAAAAGACTCATCCTTTGATCGCATCGCCAAAAACGCCTTCGACTGGCTTCGATCCGAAGCGCTGGAAAGATTTCATATGGTGAGACATGCCGAACGCCCCGCACCGAGTATGATGCTTCGTGATTTCATATGCTCTGGAAGCAAGTCCAGCATAAATTTTTCCTTCACACACGAGGGAGCGGCCTGCGAATTCTGTTCATCGGAAAATATAGCATTCTGCGGGGATGGGACCCACAGCATAGGCGACATAATCTCCAGATTTCCGGCTCCATCGGCGACTGGCACCCCTCGCTCTGCGGCAATCGCGTGCATCGAGGCCGGGGAGCGTAACCACAGGACCTTCTATGGCGGAGGTTTTGGAACGATCAGCGGAAAGACCAGCTCCTTCTGGACGATAAGCAGCTCCTCATCTTTCGTGGATGGGACTATACGCACGACCGCCGGCGCAGACATCCTGGCCGACTCGCATCCTGCAGCCGTAAAAAAAATTATGGATAAAAAACTTCTTGGGGTGTGATTATCTTCCGCCTGTGACTATTCTTTCGAATACGTAATCCATCACGCGCTCGTTTCCTATCTTTTCGACCGCCCCCCAAAACTCATCTTCGTGGGAAGCGACGTCTATCTCGCGCAGCGGCGCAACCGTTATCTCGAAATTCACATCGGAAATCATCGCATTGATCGCGGAATTTTCCGAAGGAGAGAGGTTTTCCCTGAACTCACGACGGCTCACGAGGCTCCATGTGTCTCCGAATAGAAGCGCTTTTATCAACGTGCGCAACTCCGCTGATCTCCACCTCTGCACGACCCCTTCTCCATCGGAGGCGGACTCGTTCAGATCGGAATTGGCGAATATAAGCGCAAGCCCCATCGAGGCCTCTCGCCCCATCCCGGATTCAAAAAGATTCGACATGTACAGCTTTATTTCAGCAGCCCTGTATTCGGCATCTCCTACGCTCGAGAGCCTGGCTATATCCCATTCCAGCGCCCTCGCCGCGGCGAAGCCCTTTGCGGAAGGAGTGCCCCCTTCGGACGAAAAACCCTCCCGCGCGCGAATGGACAATCCATCTTCCAGATGCGGCATCAGCGCGGAGATGGCGGAATCATCCGCAGCCTCATCGTCGTCAAACATGTTGGACGATATCGTCTCAATGCCCAGATAATCTTCCCACGCGTAAAAACCGTTGACATCGATGCCGAGCATCGAAGCCATATCGTATTGCAGATCGACTATCCCTCTAGAACCTCCCCTGTCGAACAGGGGCGTAAACTGCGCGGCGAGTTTCATGGATTTGAAAATCAAGGTTCTCCATTGATCCGCACGGAGAGGAAGCACGCCTTCGTAATAAAGCTTGAGATGCGCATTAAAACTTTCCATTATGAGACCGTTCTCCATCGATGACGGTCCCATTCGCAGCTGCGATATGATCATCGAAACCAGGCGGTCGCGAAGGCTGGAGCCCGGCATCTCGATGGGTATCTGCTTGTATGCGCTTTCGCCGCCCGGCATGCCAACTCCGAAGAGGCCGCGCTGATTGTAAGTATGAACTCCGCGTCGCCACCCTTGCGAAACGGTTTCGGAAGGGGCGGTGATAAAGGCCCTATTAGTTCCAGACTCCTTCCATCCTGCAAAGACGAGTTTTTCTCCGTCGCGGAAAAAATGTCGCTCAACGGGAATGCCGGATATCGTCCCTGAAACTATGACTTCATCTTTATCCCCTGAAATATCGCGCACCGGCGCAAATTCGAGATCGGCATCTTCATCAGAGGCGATATCTTCAGAGGAAGCATACGGCCTGCCGGAAAGCGAAGAGATGGGTGAAAAAAGCTTACCGACAGGGAATGCTGTCCGGGGTGCACTTCCTCTTGTTTTGCTTTCAACTTCCGCCCTCTTTGAAGCCCCGAGTTTCGTGGCCATTCGATTCGGATCGGCGGATGATTTTGCAAACACGCTTCCGACACCCCTCCCTTTTTCAGGGAGCGATGCCGGGTCACTGATAAAATCCGCATCCGGGGCTGCTGGATAAGCTGCTAGTTCGCCCGCGGAGGATAGAGAAGCTTTGGACGCCTGATGTGCTTTTAATGAATGTTCCTTGAGGGCTCCGCCCAAAGGGGTCGATCGAAAATCGTCGGAGAAAAACTGCCAATGGGAACCTGATGCTACATCCCTAGCCGAAGCGAAATCATCAGAAAGATCGAGGGACTGCGATGACCCTGATGAAGATGCTGAAGGAGACTCTCTCTCCGCCGATTTTTCGCCAGCCCCCTCGACCTCCATTCCTTCTGAAAGTTCCGCGCTCCGATAGGCTTCAACGGAGAATGGCTCAACGAAACCCGAAGCTGCTTTTACATCGTCCTTAGATTCCGAAGGGGATGAAGCTGTTATTTGCAGATCCAGAGATGGCCTAAGAATATTTTTTTTCGCAGCTGCTGCAACATTCTGAAAAGTTGAAGTCAGAACCTCCGGGAAAATCTCATCGAGGGGGAGCTGCGCACCGACACCCGTCGCAAGCGCTCCGCCATTTTTAAGCGAGTCAGCGACTGAAAGGATGGAGAGCGCCCTCGAACCGGCGACTATCTCCTGCCTCTTGTCGTGCGTGACCGCTTCAGCCAAAAAAGGATTTACACTGGAAATCACACTTTGGGACTGCTGCCAAAAGGCCCTAAATTGCGAAGAAGCCGAAAGCGCAAAAGTTCCCGATGCCGCAGTTGGTGTAAAAGCGGGCATAGAAAGGGGCACGGGCTGCAAAACAGGCAGACCGACGACCGGAAAAGCGCTTACAGGTGCTTTTGCTATCATTTCCCTGTGCGCGGGCGAAAAAACGCAAAGACCCGCAACCCTCCTCTGTACGATGTCGTTATCGGACAGCTTTTGCTCAAGTTGCTTAATTTTGAAAAAATTTTCACAGCCAATCATTAGAAAGAGTGAAAAGCAGATCAAATACTTTTCATGCCGAAGCAACCTCGACCTTTTAGATCCGATAACTATGCAGAGGATAAACAATGGCGGTAACAATGACAGAGCTAATTGACAGAACTAATACGCAACATTCCCATTTTTTCGCCGATAATAGCTATGAAGCCCGGGGGCTGGCTTACATTCCTTTATTTTTCAATAGGTTCGGTTGAAAGGAGTTTTCCTATGTTTTCAGGCGGAAAGACAGATATAGCTAGAACCGGTTTATCGCGCCGCGGTTGCGGACATAACGGCACCACCTGTGAAAGTAACGAGGAATATCCGGTTTGCGCATCCGCAAGCCGGCAAGAATCGGAGATCCCTTCCACCTATGTCAGTGTAGGAAGCAATACAAGGCTCTTCGATATTCCGGGAAGGCTCCTCGGATTTGTGAATTTAAGGTCACTTACACCAAAGGAAACTGCCAAAGTACGCGTCGACGAGGATGGAAATGTAGGGTCCAGATACAATATTTCCGGCATAGCCGGGGTTTGCCGTTCGGATGAAGAGTTCATATTCGACGCCAAAGGCAATATCGTTCCGGAAGAAATCGTTCAGCTGCACAAGGAACAGTTAGGAGCACTCGCGGGTCTTTTGGAGCAGAACAAGCTAAACGACACTCAGACATCCTATCTGAGAGATCTAGCCGAAACTATGAAGGGCTACAGGAAGGACTACGCATTCTTCGGATATTCCGACGATATCGGCAAAGAGGGAGCGCTTGCGCTCTACAACCAGTTGAAGCCATTCGACCAAGGATACGACGAAGGCGGTATAAAGCTCACGGTAGAAGAGATGCGCACCGTCGCGCAGATCGCCGGAATGAACGAGGATGATTTCAGATGCGCTTCGGGAGAATGCCCCGGCCTCAATGAAGATTTCGAATCGGAGGGGCTAAATGCGACGGGGAGGTACCTCTTCAAGGCTGTGGGGCCCGGTAGACCGGAGAGGATAGAAGATTTCATAAAACTAATTAAGGAGTCAGGGGATGCGATTGATCGGGAAAAAAAGGCAAAGATCATAGAATATCTGGAAACTGTCAAAAGCTTCCAGACTCAACAGTTTGACCAACAGATGGAAGCAAGCAAAAAAATGACTGAATCTCAGCTCGAGGTGGCCCGCGAACAGATGGACCAGATGGCCATGTGGCAAAAACTGGCGATCCTTCTTCAGCTGCTTTTCATAGGCATAATAGGATGGGACAGATTCGTGCAGGCCTACAAGAAAATTGCAGGCAAGGAGCTCGCCGTATCCGACTTCAGCAAAGTCGTCAAAGGGATGCTTAAGATCAACCCTACCCTGGAAATGACAGGCAGAGTTGAAGAAGCGCACGAAGCATGGAGAAAAACGGACACCCCGGGATTCCGAGGCATAATGTTCGACGAGCTCCCTAGGGAGGGGAAAGACTCTGTAGCGCTTCAGATGCTCATATTGAAAGAAAAAAGGGATCCCTCCGTTCCCAAAGACATGCTAGATGCCCCTGTTTATAAAATAAACGCGGCTGAATTTCAGTCAGGCACAAAGTACAGAGGCACTGTGGCCGACAAAGTCGCAAAGATAAGAAAGCTAGCCGAGAGAGGACCGGTTGTAGTATACATTTCAGAAATCGATCTTATATTCGCCAGCGGCAGCACATCAGATGGGGCATCCGAACAGGTAGGAAAGCTGATGCTCGACCTTTTGGAAGATCCTAAAGTTCAAAAAAATCTCGTCATCATAGGGACTACGAGCAGAGGGGGAAGATTCACACCTAAGAGCGAAGAACGCCCTGACGGCATGAAAACGATGATAGAGACTTTTCCGGATTTAGACGGAAGGTTTAACTGGGTAAAGATTCATAGATATACCCTCGCCGAGGTCATCCAAATCGCTACGGGCGAAAACTCTTCTGTAAAAAAGAAATATTCCGACTTTTATCGAGTCGAAATCCCGAATGAAATCATGGATGCCTCTGCAAAGGCGGGAGAGCACTTCTATAGAGCTAATCATCCAACCCTTGCAAGATTCCCGGCATTCACCCAGGTGATAGAAAATGCCTGCCGAATGGCGAGGGATTCCGGCTCAGCAATCGTTACTATGGATCATGTTTCGAGAGCGATATCTGAAATTACAAAAACGTCAATCTCGCTAGAGGAATTGACTAAAGTCGCAAGTATGAGCATTGAGGAGGTGGAAAAGCCGCTATGGGATGGAACGGCAGAAGGGCTGAAGACCTTTAAAGTTGCGGCCGCCGAAAACCCAATGTTCGACGTTGATGCAAGGTTTGAAGAAATGATCAGAACCGATCCGATCTTTGGAGGAGAAGTGGAAAGCTATTCCAGACTTGAAGGGAATTTTGCCCGCATGGTCACCGACATGTCGGTCGCCTACTGGGAATCTTTGGGCAAAGAGGAAAAAATACGGTTCTTGCGAGCATCCGCCGTAAACGATCCTACAGGAAGACGCGTAATGAGAGAGGTAAACGGGATCCCGGCGATAATAGTCGAGCAGTTCGTGAGAACAGCGACGGATGAATGTCCATCGTTGGAGAGACTGGATCTAATCGCATCCGGTAAAATCGTCGAAGCAGTTGGAGCCAGGGTTCAAGGTGGCAGAGTGGCCACTCGCCAGCTCTCGGAAGAAGAATTAAACATCCTTGAGGCTGACACCGAATATCAAAAAATGGACGCCAGAGGAAAAGAACAGGCAAAGCTCCAGTTGCGCATGATCTTGTCGAGC
The Myxococcales bacterium DNA segment above includes these coding regions:
- a CDS encoding MBL fold metallo-hydrolase, whose product is MKLQFLGATETVTGSKFHLSNQTHSWLVDCGLYQGLKDLRRRNWHPFPVDLKALNAVMLTHAHIDHSGYIPIIVRDGFKGNVFASEPTVELCKILLPDAGYIQEEDAKFAAKKGFSKHEHPMALYTYQDAVNSLSSLKGVEDREWHELSDEVRMMLRPAGHILGSRMINISVKEKHRKFNIMFAGDLGTYDSLISVDPGHVKSVNYLVLESTYGDKLHIEENVFDRFEKIINTTVARGGKVVIPAFAVGRTQEVLFILRHLDEEGRLPDVPIYLNSPLAIDATDIYLKYAAEQSVFNDRVKAEGEKAFRPSKLVMVHDPEESKQLNVLQEPAIILSSSGMMTGGRILHHLKAYLPDPKSTLVMTGFQAAGTRGRSILDGAKAIKIHGMPVVVNSQIEFMDSLSAHADYDDILRWLRGFESPPKKTFLVHGEPDACLGLKRRIENELHWNVEIPKYLDVVKL
- the hemW gene encoding radical SAM family heme chaperone HemW, producing MKNKIGIYVHIPFCMAKCRYCDFFSIPVARGSVDESGYASALISQLESELDIFPIEGREVGSIYFGGGTPSMLSPDFFRSMLDGLAEKFHIVPEAEISCEVNPATAEAAWFSELRSAGINRVSIGVQSFNERNLKILGRIHTPSDAMRAIAQAQDAGFSNLSTDIIYSIPGTSMADLEEDLRLLMMFFPAHVSAYCLNVEEGTQLQKKVLSGELKLPSEEEQLKQMRMISRMLRRVGWNRYEISNYAKPEMESRHNVNYWEYGEYLGLGPSAASFLMGVKNSFGVRRCVSREIGKYMKGEFLSSEESIHKKQGALEFMFMGLRMTRGIELSRFCEIFGGSVDDFYSETLSSLADRGLILRDEKRIALTDRGIEISDQIFSEFAM
- a CDS encoding AAA family ATPase, with protein sequence MTELIRNIPIFSPIIAMKPGGWLTFLYFSIGSVERSFPMFSGGKTDIARTGLSRRGCGHNGTTCESNEEYPVCASASRQESEIPSTYVSVGSNTRLFDIPGRLLGFVNLRSLTPKETAKVRVDEDGNVGSRYNISGIAGVCRSDEEFIFDAKGNIVPEEIVQLHKEQLGALAGLLEQNKLNDTQTSYLRDLAETMKGYRKDYAFFGYSDDIGKEGALALYNQLKPFDQGYDEGGIKLTVEEMRTVAQIAGMNEDDFRCASGECPGLNEDFESEGLNATGRYLFKAVGPGRPERIEDFIKLIKESGDAIDREKKAKIIEYLETVKSFQTQQFDQQMEASKKMTESQLEVAREQMDQMAMWQKLAILLQLLFIGIIGWDRFVQAYKKIAGKELAVSDFSKVVKGMLKINPTLEMTGRVEEAHEAWRKTDTPGFRGIMFDELPREGKDSVALQMLILKEKRDPSVPKDMLDAPVYKINAAEFQSGTKYRGTVADKVAKIRKLAERGPVVVYISEIDLIFASGSTSDGASEQVGKLMLDLLEDPKVQKNLVIIGTTSRGGRFTPKSEERPDGMKTMIETFPDLDGRFNWVKIHRYTLAEVIQIATGENSSVKKKYSDFYRVEIPNEIMDASAKAGEHFYRANHPTLARFPAFTQVIENACRMARDSGSAIVTMDHVSRAISEITKTSISLEELTKVASMSIEEVEKPLWDGTAEGLKTFKVAAAENPMFDVDARFEEMIRTDPIFGGEVESYSRLEGNFARMVTDMSVAYWESLGKEEKIRFLRASAVNDPTGRRVMREVNGIPAIIVEQFVRTATDECPSLERLDLIASGKIVEAVGARVQGGRVATRQLSEEELNILEADTEYQKMDARGKEQAKLQLRMILSSAELQKVNGFNRADAASVGKFTKQFVERRGERIEQLKRDRKRGERGRRIDPRFAF